ACGTTGGAAACGAGTATTAAAAGAAAGATAAATCCGGAAAGAAGCGAGTGGGGTTGGGACCCATGGATGAAGGGGGTTTGTCAGAAAACACGTTCCAGGGTTTAGCTACCGTGGTTGgctttaaacaaaataatacaGCATGTATTGGTATTGTTGGAGTGTAGAAGATACACAGAAAATATTtgaaacagaaaaaataaaaagaaagatagAGAGAGTGGTGAAGGCCTGCAAGAAAGAATAAAGAATTGGAAGAGAGGTTAGTTGAGAGGAATAGAATAAGATGGTTGAAAGTGTGGCGGGAAGAGACGTGGTTCAGGCCATCAACCCTAAAAAGGCGTGGGGCACACCACACCACACCACGCCACGCCACACACTGCGTTTGGTTTGTCAGCTTGTCTTTTTACACAAACCAAGGGACACTGTACGAGGAGAGAGAAGGAATTTTGGTACTCACCACTTGTTACTTCGATTTAGGGTTTTCAGATTAACTGTTGCTTAACAGTTGAGACGAGAATGAGGAGGCAGAGTGGGAGGCCTTTAATCCAACGGCGCCGCATGTCTTTCCGTGGGACACTCCACGCATGTTTTGCTCCAACCTAATGTTCTGTCTTGCTCCAACGTGCGTGAACATGTTCCAATCAATAATCACTTTTATTGCTAACGTAGTTAGTTACCCTAACATGTTCCAATCAATACAGTGTGTGTGTGATACTCCACTCCGCAACTACTACGGTGCAATTATACGGACACCACTTAGTACCATACAATAAATAACTACTTTTTCTGAAACTCTAGTTTATTATATCCCCTCAGAATCTCGCATCCTTCTACACTTAAAACTAAgattaatttaacttttaaagttatattttacaAACAAAACTGTGTCAGAGATCTTTAAATTCAACGAAGGTGATTCACAAAATGTGAGACAATCTTGTCTATGTAAATAATGATTATTGTGAGGTTATGGATGATCATTAGTCTTAATatccattttttaaattaataaaaaaattccaattatttttttaaaaaaaaggtgTTAATTAGGAAGAGGATGTTAAATATGAAGATTGACTTTATATACAAGATTGTAATCAATTTAAGAATATAACTCAAAATAAGACATAAAAGGAGAAGGGGAGTAGAACACTCCTatatatgaagaaaaaatatgaCTTAACAATACAACACTTTAAGATTAAAAACTACTATTTTTCACTTAATTGTAAGTTCTAGTAAGGAAACACCCTTCTTAGctaaaacacaaaataaatagaactctgaaaaattattattttttggttttAGAGAGTGAATTGCAGCTCGGTGAACTAGTCCACAAGCCAAAATGTTTTTTTGGAAGAGTTACGATAATTCGAAAGTATATGAAAACAAATATCACAAAAACAAACTAAAATGTTACATCTTTTAGTTTTTTAAGTGACGACAAAATGTTTAAAAGACTCGATgtatttcatttcaatcaataAAGAATCCATATACAGTAAAATACATATATAGCATTCAAATATCTCCAGCACATCCAATGTATTTGATTTTATGAGTAAATTTAGTGTTTAGCTTTCAAATCACCGCTAATTAATTCGTCATTAGGATAACTTTTGTGTGTTTTAacagttaaatttaaatatatgaaattagtatttttattaattttttaacttttgtaaattcaattttttcaaCGAGACACAACTTTTCTTtgaaaatttttaattaaacaacTTATTTTTTGAAGAGTGCTTTAATATGTAAAAGAATGTTGATAAAGAAAATCTGTAAAAGAATGAGATTCGATAAACAATTTGTGCTTTTATTTTGAAACTCTTATTTTTAGCTTTAATATAAAAAGGTAGCTTTCAAGTAAAAGATAAAGCTGGCCCAAAGACACCTGAAGTGGATAAACATGCATTTAAATAGGTTAAGTatgattaaatttgaatttgcaGAAATATGAGGTTAAAGAAGTGAAGCATAAGTGAAAGGGCATATATTGAAGTGTGTAATTGGGTTTTGAATGGTGACAAGAAGTATATAGAATAATAAGAAGTGTTGAATGAGATAAGGGACCATACACCATGCAATAGAGAATGGAACAAACCATATAACTACAACAGTGGGGACGTTTATTGAAGCAGCCAGGAAGGTGGCAATGGCAAGAAGAGAGTACCAAAAAgcaaataaagataaaatacgAAGCCACACAGCACCACATTGCTGTTATTTAGTGTGTAACCATCCTTcaatttttattctttgtagGAAAATCCATTTCTatatattactaaaaaatttacgttaatttaaaataagttcaattatatatatatagagagagagagaatattCACATAGGTAATTTTATCATAatgtattaaatataaacttaCTTTCTAGTATATCAAAGTCTTTTTTAACTGTTTGTTgtaattattatgatttttgtaTCCGAGtttctattaaaatataattacgtTTATCTTTTTAGAAATGTATGTTATTGTACAACCTCGGttacttttaagaaaaataaagattttacaaaataaaatagtgcttcaatgtataaattattcattttaataattttttataaacatgTAAGTGAGTTACAATCGAATATGATTTAAAACTTTCTATAAACTTGGTTAGTTTGACTtcttatatatttcttttatgggtaaattacttatattatgatttttcttaaattttatattattttacgcGGTTATTCTATAAGCATTGTTTGTTAGATTTCTTCTTGTATATTTTCGTTCGGGCtaaatttcatatattatactttttttttcttaaattttatatttttatctttctatGTTTCCTCATGTTAGTTATTGTTCAAAGGCTTTTATTGGGTTGTTAGTTATTGTTCAAAGGCTTTTATGGGTTCTAGAGTAAATAAAGAGTTTGGTTTTTTCCTTGAACTAGTACAAAATAATTTTCGATCCCTTTAGGACCATAAATTTAAGGATTTGAGAGCGTTATTATTCGGTGAATATAAAGGAGGTAagatgattaattattttataaaaaattagttgtgaatcttttattaaattaaGGTTTGAAAGTGTTATTATTCCGTGAATATATTGGAGATAAaatgattaattatgttatagAAAGTTAATTGTAAATCTTTTGATAGAATCAGAGTTTGAGaacattataattattatgtgaATATAGTGAATTAATCTTTTAGGTACCTTCGAGATTGTAGCATTTTTTTCCGATTGTCCTTATCACATGTTGTTACCCGTTCATCTCAAGTTGAATCCAGATATCATTTTCCACATAAATTTATTCCGTGCATATACATAGTCATATCTTCTCCTAACTCTAAATAGACCCGGAACAACACAATTATGAAGTGTAATTTGTGCAATTTCAAAAAAGATCATTCCAAAATGTACTTTTttacattataaaaatattttttgaaatataatacGCATTATTTTGTTCagaataatcattttaaaattggagcatattatttatatttcaaaatagtaatttttaaatatttttatatattttgaaattatcccttcaaaatagttattttgaaatatactatttatattctagaataattattttgaaattcctattttaaatgtattttgattTCTGTAAATATAACAGAATTGATATTTTGGAAAATGTAAAATATCGAGAATAAAAGTTTATAGGGGTGACAAAGTGGAACGGGCCGTACGGACCAGCCCGCTGGCCCGTTGAGGCTCGTCCCACATAACCTACAGCTTGCACAGGCCAAGTGCGGGAGGGTTAGCCGTATAATctgcataactttaaaatgtagaaatatttttttgcaCATCCATATTCTATTCATGTAGCCTCATATTTCAAAGTTTacctaatgcatctaaataataaaaattcaaaatttttatttatttatttaatttttaaaaaatattttttattttttatgcgaGCTAACCCGCAGACCCGTGGGTCAACCCTTATGCGGGACGGGCTACACAAATCAACTCACAAATTCTATGAGGAACGGGCCATCCCAACCCGCTTTTTGTGGACCAGGTGCGGGACGGGTCGCCGCATTTCCAAGTTTAGGTAATATAAGAAGTACATTATAAGATGagggcttcttcttcctgcacccccacgtttttcttcatgcacctcacaattttaaatattccaaAATTAACCTTGACTTATAATTTGAAAAGGGCACCGTGTTGGACTTTCATTGTCACAGTTCATCTTCATCATTGAACATCAACTATTGTGGAGGGTCTTTGTAATTGTTTGGAACAAGGTGGAGAAGTACGCAACGTTGCTGAAGTGTTGTTTGGGTTGTAGaggtaaaaattaattttttttaagagcaTGGTGGTTATGGATATTTCGGGGTTACTAGATATCGGGATCCGATAATGTATTTCAGATTCATGAATCCGAAATtgattaaattgtgttttcCGAATGAGGGGGTGTTTCAgaagttaaaatataaaaaattgttgtttTTTGGATTGCTGAATCCAGAAGCCTAAATtgtattacggattggtggatccagaaGCCTAAATTGCATTATGGATTTTTGAATCCAgaattgtttttttgtgttatggatttctgaatctggaattgtcttttttaattatggattgTTGGATCCGGAATTTTACCGGAAGCATAAATCCGAGATTTTACCGTATTCTGTGATGCTAAATTCTACCAGATTCTATAATCTGGAATGTGAAAAAGCACTTACGAAAACAAAAATCTATACAAAAAATGGATGTCTAGATTcgaaaacaaatttttttacttACTTTTATCAAGAGCACTCTAAATCACCTAGAAGAAATGTGTGAGATTGAAAGGAGAATAGTTTGGAGGTGCAATGTGGAAGATGAATTAACACGCTAGTGGTAGGAATTCACGTTGGGCAAGAACACCACTCACCGTCTTCTTTGAGTTTTTTTAGGTTAgggatatttttggaatttaaaaAACCAATAAGGATTATTTAGTCTATGCAGAAGAGTgtggggtgtaggaagaaaaacgtgcgggtgcaggaagaaactgccaagATGAGATGCATGCAAAGAGTAATTTTGGATTTACATTTTAAGActctttcttcctgcacctccatatcttcttctggcacctccatacacaacatgaaaatacatttttatccttcttgtgccacccccatagaataactttcggattatgtaatccggaaatgcatttgaaaaaagacttccggattacataatccggaagttaaaaaagacttccggattatgtaatccagaatattacagaggggcatttttggaaatatgaaaatctatggaggtgagagaagaaggtatggaggtgcaggaagaagcagccacATTTTAAAAATGTCCAGCCCAAGTAGAGTGTTTTAGAGGCCCTAAACCCAACTGTTACTTTTCAAGCGGCCCAGAAGATATCGTCGAGAATACGACGGCGTATGTTTCTCTGCTTAAAATAGCTTTATCCAGTCCCAAACTGTGGCATTAAAATTTGTTGTGAAATGGCTTGTGCGCACTACCATCTTTGCCCCGCGAGTTTGATATTCCGGTCCGACACTGGAGTTCGTCTGGGTCAGACTTTCACGCTAAAGAGTCCTCAACGTTTGtggcttggaactaagcttagGGTTTCACCATGCAGTCTCAATCTCAGAAATCACGTGTCTGTTTCCCGGCACCGGCCGCTCCCCGCCACCGTCTCCTTCAGCCTCCCCACCGCGTAAGTTCTTTTCCCAATTCGGTATTGATTTGCCTTTCTTTGGGTTTTAAGTTTAAATTGTGATATTCTGAATGCAGAAAGGCAGAGCGTGCTTCTCCTGGCCAAGAATTTCCTAAGTGAGTAGTTTCTCCCAAATGTGTTTCACTCTACTTCATTTCTCGTTCCATTGTCCTTATTTTCTTGGTAATTTTCTTTGATGAAATCAAGATGGTCTTCCAAGGCTATAAAATCGTTTGCAATGTCTGAATTGGAGGCGAGAAAACTTAAGTATCCTACTACCGGCACTGAAGCCCTTCTCATGGGGGTTCTCATCGAGGgtaactaactcatttgctgcATTGCAATTCTTGTATAGCTTTTTGTgttagtttttcatttttagtgGAATTGATTTTAGAAGAATTTATTTTGGAAGAATTAAGGTTAGGaaaatttgtttgtgttttgggAAGTGATATTTTAAAACTGAATTGAGGATATCTTATGGTATAATATCAATTAGTTTGTTTGTACAACATAGATAGAGGAGCACGGGATCTTACTCACAACAATGGGGATTCGGGATACTCCTTGATGTAATAGAAATATTGGTTTCCTGTTAAGTTTTTATGCAAAATACTATGGTTCCATGGGACATCTGTTGTCTCTAATATCAGATGCCCAATTAGCATCATAGTATGCATGGTGGTGACTATAAGGACATCGAGTGCAAGTTGGTTGCATCAAAAGTCCATGATGGATAGTGCCTTTTGAGTACTGAAGAATTTGTTTGAGTGCCTTCCAATGCTCAGCCAATGGTTGAGCCATAGATTAGCACTGCTTGTTGACACTATAGCTTAGTTTAGGTTTGTTGGCGGTGATGTGCTGTAGTGCACCTACAGTGGAACAATAAAGGACTTGATCTTCCCTATAGTCAGCACTGTGTTTGGATGGTTTGATGCCTCCTAGTCTGTTGGAATCTTACATTTTTTCTTGTGCAGTAAGTCCCTAATATAGTTTCCCTGAGAAAGTGGAAGAGAGTCATTGTTTAAGCGCTTGACCTCAAAACCAAGGAAATGATCCAAGTCACCCAATTGGTTAGGGACAGAGGTGGAGTTAAGCCTGGTAGTCATAGGCTGCTGTAGAAGTGTTAGATGTCCTAGTTATGATAAGCTCtttatagattaaaatataaacCCTGCTGTTGTAGATTTAAGTATTGTAAGAGAAGGATCACGCATGCTAGATACCTACATACATTGCATGCATGGATATGATTATGCTATTGAGTACATGTACATGCAGTGTTTTAAAACTCATTTGATTCTCGTGTCCGACAGATTCAATAGGAAACTAAACTTTAATCACTTTGGTCATTTAATTAAATCTGAACGA
The sequence above is a segment of the Phaseolus vulgaris cultivar G19833 chromosome 2, P. vulgaris v2.0, whole genome shotgun sequence genome. Coding sequences within it:
- the LOC137811358 gene encoding ATP-dependent Clp protease ATP-binding subunit CLPT2, chloroplastic-like, whose protein sequence is MACAHYHLCPASLIFRSDTGVRLGQTFTLKSPQRLWLGTKLRVSPCSLNLRNHVSVSRHRPLPATVSFSLPTAKAERASPGQEFPKWSSKAIKSFAMSELEARKLKYPTTGTEALLMGVLIEGTNLAAKFLRANGITLLKVQDETMKLLGKGDLFFFSPEHPPLTDEAQRALDWAVDRKTKSDDGGEMTTAHVLLGIWSEVDSPGYKILSTLGFNDEKAEELESLISNPGCTDD